In Geminocystis sp. NIES-3708, a single window of DNA contains:
- a CDS encoding DUF262 domain-containing protein produces MQASETKLQEIIEGTKQYVIPLFQRSYSWEKSHWELLWEDIIELYFSENLYPHFMGSIVTMQTESLPEGVTKFLLIDGQQRLTTIFILLAVLRDKATLLEKHHIASEINDRFLVNTYNKEPDYYKLNPTQIDRKSFYNIIKRDTNIEKNSNSISDCYLFFEKKIKQRKDLDIQKIKNIICNSLIVVRILLGKDDNPYLVFESLNAKGKPLTQADLIRNYFFMQINGDEQDSIYKQYWLPMQNILGENLTEFIRHYLTKNGVIINQNEIYFDLKNRISRGDTLSYLKDLYRFSQYYLKILNPAKEETLLVRKYLFRLRRLDVTTVYPFILNCYHGWKTNLISENELINIFKVIENYLLRRFVCNVQTRGLNRTFALLYSQITKESNLSSRSILEQLKLNLQNQNYPKDEEFKNRLKEVKLYGSNRSEKAKLILQSLEESFEHKERVSFQNLTIEHIMPQTLSDWWKNYLGEDYQITHDLLIHSLGNLTLTAYNSELSNDTFFNKQKALKESHLELNKYFNNVNNWQREDIEKRANLLIEKCLKIWSYFGDESLELITKSTVTGTIPKLIKIFGDEYSVKSWRDVLETTLNVLSESEPEKFKEIMEQFPRFLAWDEKDLRSTRQLKNGAFIEVQLSSKDIYSFCQKAIETANLSSDDWLVETIII; encoded by the coding sequence ATGCAGGCTTCAGAAACTAAATTACAAGAAATTATTGAAGGAACAAAACAATATGTAATTCCTTTGTTTCAACGCTCTTATAGTTGGGAAAAATCTCATTGGGAATTATTATGGGAAGATATTATAGAGTTATATTTTAGTGAGAATTTATATCCTCATTTTATGGGTTCAATTGTGACTATGCAAACAGAATCTTTACCCGAAGGAGTTACTAAATTTTTATTAATTGATGGGCAACAAAGATTAACTACTATTTTTATTTTATTGGCCGTTTTACGAGATAAAGCTACTTTACTAGAAAAGCATCATATCGCTTCAGAAATTAATGATCGTTTTTTAGTTAATACTTATAATAAAGAGCCTGATTATTATAAATTAAATCCTACTCAAATAGATAGAAAATCCTTTTATAATATCATTAAAAGAGATACAAATATTGAGAAAAATAGTAATAGTATTAGTGACTGTTATTTATTTTTTGAAAAGAAGATAAAACAGAGAAAAGATTTAGATATACAAAAGATAAAAAATATTATTTGTAATAGCTTAATTGTAGTAAGAATTTTATTAGGAAAAGATGATAACCCTTATTTAGTCTTTGAAAGTCTCAACGCAAAAGGAAAACCATTAACCCAAGCTGATTTAATTCGTAACTATTTTTTCATGCAAATAAATGGGGATGAGCAAGATTCTATTTATAAACAATATTGGCTACCTATGCAAAATATTTTAGGAGAAAATTTAACAGAATTTATAAGACATTATCTAACAAAAAATGGAGTGATTATTAACCAAAATGAAATTTATTTCGACTTAAAAAATCGCATTAGTAGAGGAGATACTCTTTCTTATTTAAAAGACTTATATCGATTCAGTCAATATTATCTAAAAATTCTCAATCCTGCTAAAGAAGAAACTCTTTTAGTGAGAAAATATTTATTCCGTCTTAGACGCTTAGATGTCACTACAGTTTATCCTTTTATTTTAAATTGTTATCACGGATGGAAAACGAATCTCATCAGCGAAAATGAATTAATTAATATCTTTAAAGTTATTGAAAATTATTTATTAAGACGCTTTGTTTGTAATGTGCAAACTAGAGGATTAAATCGCACTTTTGCTTTACTTTATTCCCAAATAACCAAAGAAAGTAACTTATCTTCTCGTAGTATTTTAGAACAATTAAAACTAAATTTACAAAATCAAAACTATCCTAAAGATGAAGAATTTAAAAATAGATTAAAAGAAGTCAAACTTTATGGTAGTAATCGATCAGAAAAAGCTAAACTTATTTTACAATCTTTAGAAGAATCTTTTGAACATAAAGAAAGAGTTTCTTTTCAAAATCTCACCATCGAACATATTATGCCTCAAACTTTAAGTGATTGGTGGAAAAATTATCTCGGAGAAGATTATCAAATAACCCATGATTTACTAATACATTCTCTTGGTAACTTAACTTTAACTGCTTATAATTCAGAACTTTCTAATGATACATTTTTCAATAAACAAAAAGCCTTAAAAGAAAGTCATTTAGAATTAAATAAATACTTTAATAATGTTAATAATTGGCAAAGAGAAGATATAGAAAAAAGAGCTAATTTATTAATAGAAAAATGTTTAAAAATTTGGTCTTATTTTGGTGATGAATCTTTAGAATTAATTACTAAAAGTACTGTAACAGGTACGATTCCTAAACTTATAAAAATTTTTGGTGATGAATATTCCGTTAAAAGTTGGCGAGATGTCTTAGAAACTACTTTAAATGTTTTATCAGAATCTGAGCCAGAAAAATTCAAAGAAATAATGGAGCAATTCCCTCGTTTTTTAGCATGGGATGAAAAAGATTTACGCAGCACTCGTCAACTCAAAAATGGTGCTTTTATCGAAGTTCAATTATCTTCAAAAGATATTTATTCTTTCTGTCAAAAAGCGATTGAAACTGCTAATTTATCTTCCGATGATTGGTTGGTAGAAACCATAATAATTTAG
- a CDS encoding ammonium transporter encodes MMSKKMNKKASRLPNQDSFILNSIARVRNLFSPYQLACIPLTALILVVWNSAATAQGFGQPEDVGQLKIVLDSVFLLITGTLVVFMNAGFAMLETGFCRQKNAVNVLAKNLIVFAIASIVYWAVGYGLMYGNGNGFIGLDGFFFNGSSLPYSDSEAFEIAKTMVDGKEVEVKTLTKVPESISFFFQLAFSATAATIVSGAVAERIRFDAFLIFSVLLVGIAYPITGHWIWDGGWLASMGFRDFAGSTAVHSVGGWAALMGAAILGPRQGKYTSDGTVHAIPGHNMSIATLGCLILWIGWFGFNPGSELAATGNIPYIALTTNLAAAAGGITATATSWAKDGKPDLSMIINGVLAGLVGITAGCADVSYISAVIIGAIAGVIVVFAVGFFDKTLKIDDPVGATSVHLVCGIWGTLAVGIFSMNGHSFITQLIGVLTVGGFTVVVSSIFWYAIKATVGIRVHPEEEVKGLDISEHGMEAYNGFVKEADILAGGFATTSSEVSSGVEM; translated from the coding sequence ATGATGTCTAAAAAAATGAACAAAAAGGCTTCTCGATTACCAAATCAAGATAGTTTTATACTTAATTCTATAGCTCGTGTTAGAAATTTATTTTCCCCCTATCAATTAGCCTGTATTCCTTTAACTGCCCTCATTCTTGTGGTGTGGAACAGTGCGGCAACGGCACAAGGATTCGGACAACCTGAAGATGTAGGGCAATTAAAAATTGTTTTAGATTCGGTTTTTCTATTGATAACTGGTACTTTAGTTGTCTTCATGAATGCTGGTTTTGCAATGTTAGAAACTGGCTTTTGTCGTCAAAAAAATGCGGTTAACGTCTTAGCAAAAAATCTCATCGTATTTGCCATCGCTTCTATTGTTTATTGGGCAGTTGGCTATGGTTTAATGTATGGAAACGGCAACGGTTTTATCGGTTTAGACGGTTTCTTCTTCAATGGTAGCAGTCTTCCTTACAGTGACTCCGAAGCCTTTGAAATAGCTAAAACAATGGTTGATGGTAAAGAAGTTGAAGTTAAAACCTTGACAAAAGTACCTGAATCTATTTCCTTCTTTTTCCAATTAGCATTCTCAGCTACAGCAGCAACGATTGTATCTGGTGCGGTAGCAGAAAGAATCCGTTTTGATGCCTTCTTAATCTTCAGTGTTTTATTAGTAGGAATCGCTTACCCTATTACAGGACATTGGATTTGGGATGGTGGTTGGTTAGCTTCCATGGGATTCCGTGACTTTGCAGGTTCAACGGCGGTTCACTCTGTCGGCGGTTGGGCGGCATTAATGGGGGCGGCAATTTTAGGTCCTCGTCAAGGTAAATACACCTCTGATGGTACAGTCCACGCTATACCAGGTCATAACATGAGTATTGCTACTCTTGGATGTTTAATTCTTTGGATTGGCTGGTTTGGTTTTAACCCCGGTTCAGAATTAGCCGCTACTGGTAACATTCCTTATATTGCTCTCACGACTAATTTAGCCGCAGCCGCAGGTGGTATCACTGCCACAGCTACATCTTGGGCAAAAGATGGTAAACCTGATTTATCCATGATTATTAACGGTGTGTTAGCGGGTTTAGTGGGTATCACTGCTGGTTGTGCTGATGTTAGTTATATTAGTGCGGTAATTATCGGTGCGATCGCTGGTGTAATTGTAGTTTTTGCAGTAGGATTTTTTGATAAAACTTTAAAGATTGATGATCCCGTTGGTGCAACTTCAGTACACTTAGTTTGTGGTATTTGGGGAACTCTAGCCGTTGGTATTTTCAGTATGAATGGTCATAGTTTTATTACTCAATTAATTGGTGTACTAACCGTTGGTGGTTTTACTGTTGTAGTTAGCTCTATTTTCTGGTATGCAATCAAAGCAACTGTAGGTATTAGAGTTCATCCCGAAGAAGAAGTCAAAGGTTTAGATATTTCTGAACACGGTATGGAGGCTTATAACGGATTTGTGAAAGAGGCTGATATTCTTGCTGGTGGTTTTGCCACTACATCAAGCGAAGTTAGCTCTGGAGTTGAAATGTAA
- a CDS encoding DUF4359 domain-containing protein, with translation MNPLASEQRSPLSITLTIGGSLFLIFSFLLFFTNPPQKKYEQFAAEQLIKYAKENVCIAKSESIEEAVKSQVCNLMIETGKNQIPKLIEKTTRKRNYLLFSVYETNLYIYNFETIGLLNQFFVIGFNSSRL, from the coding sequence ATGAATCCATTAGCCTCAGAACAACGAAGTCCTTTATCTATTACCCTGACGATAGGGGGTAGTTTATTTTTAATTTTTAGTTTTTTATTATTTTTTACCAATCCACCGCAAAAAAAATATGAGCAATTTGCTGCCGAACAATTGATAAAATATGCAAAAGAAAATGTCTGTATTGCAAAATCTGAGAGTATAGAAGAGGCTGTCAAAAGTCAGGTGTGTAATTTGATGATTGAAACAGGTAAAAATCAAATACCAAAATTAATTGAAAAAACCACTCGTAAACGTAATTATTTATTATTCAGCGTTTATGAAACGAATCTTTATATCTATAATTTTGAAACTATTGGTCTTTTAAATCAATTTTTTGTCATTGGTTTTAATTCTTCTCGATTATAG
- a CDS encoding pentapeptide repeat-containing protein, protein MTDSLIHDLSQIRNGSIKDLRGINLSGYDLSGANLSAVDFSGSQLMGVNFSGANLREAILRCNLRGADLRGADLRGADLRGADLRGAILISAQVENISLAGSFLAGAILTNLDLSNVDLRGTDLRGVNLVGACLQKADLSNSNLSGTDLSQADLEEANLTGAILKGANLFQANLLCATVDIQALKNTFKEGVCIEGIFNQ, encoded by the coding sequence ATGACTGATTCATTAATTCATGATTTGTCTCAAATTCGCAACGGTAGTATTAAAGATTTACGAGGCATAAACTTAAGCGGATATGATCTTTCCGGTGCAAATTTATCCGCAGTTGATTTTTCTGGTAGTCAATTAATGGGGGTTAATTTTTCTGGGGCAAATTTGCGAGAAGCAATTTTACGTTGTAATTTACGTGGTGCAGATTTACGTGGTGCAGATTTACGTGGTGCAGATTTACGTGGTGCAGATTTACGTGGTGCAATTTTAATCTCGGCACAAGTAGAAAATATTAGTTTAGCAGGAAGTTTTTTAGCAGGGGCAATTTTAACGAATTTAGACTTATCCAATGTGGATTTAAGGGGTACTGATTTACGAGGTGTTAACTTGGTAGGAGCTTGTTTACAAAAGGCAGATTTAAGTAACTCCAATTTAAGTGGTACTGATTTATCTCAAGCTGATTTGGAAGAGGCAAATTTAACAGGTGCTATTTTAAAGGGTGCAAATTTATTTCAGGCGAATCTTCTTTGTGCAACAGTAGATATTCAGGCGTTAAAAAATACTTTTAAAGAAGGAGTTTGTATTGAGGGAATTTTTAATCAATAA
- a CDS encoding KH domain-containing protein codes for MLNSEPNININSNSKPDYDGLVRFLIEPLLDSPELLSFDCEQILSTRRVWIRLAFEENEKGKVYGRGGRNIQAVRTVLQTAAQVAGDTLYLEIYEDQERSRLRRQRPPTRPSVAPRPSGQDVSRPPIRRRTPVIKPEF; via the coding sequence ATGCTTAATAGTGAACCAAACATCAATATTAATAGTAACTCGAAGCCCGATTATGATGGATTAGTCCGTTTTTTGATTGAGCCTTTACTCGATTCTCCTGAATTATTGAGCTTTGATTGTGAGCAAATTCTTAGCACAAGAAGAGTGTGGATTCGTTTGGCTTTTGAGGAAAATGAGAAGGGTAAAGTATATGGTAGAGGTGGTCGTAATATTCAAGCCGTGAGAACTGTATTGCAAACAGCGGCACAAGTTGCTGGAGATACTCTTTATTTGGAAATATATGAAGATCAAGAACGTTCAAGATTAAGACGTCAAAGACCTCCTACACGCCCATCTGTAGCCCCTCGACCTTCTGGACAAGATGTTTCCCGTCCACCCATTAGAAGACGTACTCCCGTGATTAAACCTGAGTTTTAG
- a CDS encoding ankyrin repeat domain-containing protein produces MNYQFSLHSAVIHNNVDQLRKILESHSQFNIISQEEKNQSLIYAVKQGYTEIVSILIDAQAQVNFQSLPHLMTPLMFASAGNHGLICQILIDHGANVNLINDDESSALMIASYKGYANIVGILLKNNADVNHKDLDGDNALYLAIKSNHQEVVSLLIDYGADLYIDDGALIIAIDADNLTMINLLLTKKINVNQGNRDQVTPLMTASAHGNLVILERLLEVGAQVNHQDINGDSPLHLAVLEGHLNIVKRLLKAGAEVNIINQDRDSPLLIATIHGYTDIVKKLLDYGANPNFYNQQDTPLGLAIVNGWQKIAFYLIEAGANPNTRLGDGKTVLMKACDQNNLELISHLLKAGADVNLEDKGGGTALMWAAHRGYLDGVKLLLTVKNIDINHKNHGGYTAASLAEYNHHSEVAKFLNQQL; encoded by the coding sequence ATGAATTATCAATTTAGTTTACATTCAGCCGTTATCCACAATAATGTTGATCAATTAAGAAAAATATTAGAATCTCATTCACAGTTTAATATTATCAGCCAAGAAGAAAAAAATCAGTCTCTTATTTATGCGGTAAAACAAGGCTACACAGAAATTGTAAGTATCTTGATTGATGCTCAAGCACAAGTTAATTTTCAAAGCCTACCCCATTTGATGACACCATTAATGTTTGCTAGTGCAGGAAATCATGGCTTAATTTGTCAAATATTAATTGATCATGGTGCTAACGTTAATCTTATCAATGATGATGAAAGTTCGGCGTTGATGATTGCTAGTTATAAAGGGTATGCTAATATTGTCGGAATACTGCTAAAAAATAATGCTGATGTCAATCATAAAGACTTAGATGGAGACAACGCTCTCTATTTAGCTATAAAATCCAATCATCAAGAAGTAGTTAGTCTTTTAATTGATTATGGTGCTGATTTATATATTGACGATGGTGCATTAATTATCGCCATTGATGCTGATAACTTAACCATGATTAACTTGTTACTAACAAAAAAAATTAATGTCAATCAAGGCAATAGGGATCAAGTAACACCACTAATGACAGCATCCGCCCATGGTAACTTAGTCATTTTAGAAAGATTATTAGAAGTAGGAGCTCAAGTTAATCATCAAGATATTAACGGGGATAGCCCTTTACATTTAGCTGTATTAGAAGGTCATTTAAATATCGTAAAAAGACTATTAAAAGCGGGTGCAGAAGTTAACATCATCAATCAAGATCGAGATTCTCCTCTACTAATTGCTACAATACATGGTTATACAGATATAGTTAAAAAACTATTAGATTATGGTGCAAATCCGAATTTTTATAATCAACAAGATACTCCTTTAGGGTTAGCAATTGTTAATGGTTGGCAAAAAATAGCTTTTTATTTAATAGAAGCAGGTGCAAATCCCAATACACGATTAGGGGATGGTAAAACAGTATTAATGAAAGCCTGTGATCAAAATAATTTAGAATTAATATCACATCTATTAAAAGCAGGAGCGGATGTTAATTTAGAAGATAAAGGGGGTGGCACAGCATTAATGTGGGCGGCACATCGGGGCTATTTAGACGGGGTAAAATTATTACTCACAGTTAAAAATATTGATATTAATCACAAAAATCATGGAGGTTATACCGCAGCAAGTTTAGCTGAATATAATCATCATTCCGAAGTTGCTAAGTTTTTAAATCAACAGCTATAA
- the rpsP gene encoding 30S ribosomal protein S16, with protein sequence MVKLRLKRLGKKREVSYRIVAMNSRDRRDGKALEELGFYNPRSDETRLNVPAIVTRLKQGAQPTETVRRILDKAKVFEQVNA encoded by the coding sequence ATGGTTAAATTACGTTTAAAGCGATTAGGAAAAAAAAGAGAAGTTAGTTATCGTATTGTAGCGATGAATAGTCGTGATCGTAGAGATGGAAAAGCTTTAGAAGAATTAGGTTTTTATAACCCTAGAAGTGATGAAACTAGATTAAATGTACCTGCTATTGTGACTAGACTAAAACAAGGCGCTCAACCTACTGAGACTGTACGCCGTATTTTAGACAAAGCAAAGGTATTTGAACAAGTAAATGCTTAA
- the cruG gene encoding 2'-O-glycosyltransferase CruG, with protein sequence MTIIAIICLLLLVFQSVCFFILLSRLFRGATRFPPLKPQSPNPSLLAKVSVVVPTLNEVDRIDKMLEGITRQSYEVKEIIVVDSNSRDGTQEKIIEASKKDPRIRLVTDPPLPKKWVGRPWALHNGFLNSSKTSEWILGIDADTQPQRGLIPSLLNFANLHHYDVVSLSPQFILNYGGEWWLQPALLMTLIYRFESSGVDAQSAETVMANGQCFLVKRKVLEAINGYSCASNSFCDDVTLARLIARQGYKVGFADGAKIIKVRMYEGLKETWTEWGRSLDLKDATSKAGLWAECGFLALIQALPLPIIIIGFLFCSELNFLSFYLLFTLNSVLLLIRFALLFAIAPSYNFTKSLRELFFFLSPTADIFAVIRIFLSATQKPRQWRGRIYNEN encoded by the coding sequence ATGACCATCATTGCAATTATTTGCTTACTTTTATTAGTTTTTCAAAGTGTTTGTTTTTTTATTCTTCTGAGTCGATTATTTCGGGGTGCAACCCGATTTCCACCTTTAAAGCCTCAATCTCCTAATCCTTCTCTTTTAGCAAAAGTTAGCGTGGTTGTACCCACTTTAAATGAAGTTGATCGCATCGATAAAATGTTAGAAGGTATTACTCGTCAAAGTTATGAGGTTAAAGAAATAATTGTAGTTGATAGTAATTCAAGGGACGGGACACAAGAAAAAATTATAGAAGCCTCGAAAAAAGATCCTCGTATTCGCCTTGTAACTGATCCACCTTTGCCAAAAAAATGGGTGGGAAGACCTTGGGCATTACATAATGGGTTTTTAAATAGTTCAAAAACCAGTGAATGGATTTTAGGTATTGATGCGGATACTCAGCCTCAACGGGGTTTAATTCCTAGTTTATTGAATTTTGCTAATCTTCATCACTACGATGTTGTTTCTCTTTCCCCTCAATTTATTCTTAACTATGGCGGTGAGTGGTGGTTACAACCAGCTTTATTAATGACTTTAATTTATCGTTTTGAGTCTTCTGGTGTCGATGCTCAAAGTGCAGAAACTGTCATGGCAAATGGGCAATGTTTTTTAGTTAAACGTAAAGTTTTAGAAGCTATCAATGGTTATAGTTGTGCTTCTAATTCTTTCTGTGATGATGTTACTTTAGCTCGTTTGATTGCCCGTCAAGGTTATAAAGTTGGCTTTGCTGATGGTGCAAAAATTATCAAAGTTAGAATGTATGAGGGTTTAAAAGAAACATGGACAGAATGGGGACGCTCACTTGACCTTAAAGATGCTACTTCTAAAGCTGGTTTATGGGCAGAATGTGGCTTTTTAGCTTTAATTCAGGCTTTACCGTTACCTATCATTATTATCGGTTTCCTGTTTTGCTCTGAGTTAAATTTTCTTAGTTTTTACTTATTATTTACCTTAAATTCTGTTTTATTATTGATTCGTTTTGCTTTATTATTTGCGATCGCACCATCCTATAATTTTACGAAATCACTAAGAGAATTGTTCTTTTTTCTTTCCCCAACGGCGGATATTTTCGCAGTCATAAGAATATTTTTATCAGCTACTCAAAAACCTCGTCAATGGAGAGGGAGAATATACAACGAAAATTAA
- a CDS encoding HAD family hydrolase, giving the protein MKILVSDFDGVICNGLKEYFYSSKLVYQQIWHDFTYDLDSLQSTFNLLRPVVETGWEMPLLLRVLTWNETPENILNNWHNIKEKSIKILDLEGITIEKISKTLDQVREFEIKNNLENWLNLHCFYDDIILKLKYLIKQNIKLYIITTKEGKFTRQLLEKEGIFLPENAIMGKEVKRPKYESLRLIIQREKVKPSDINFLEDRLEALELVNKQKDLQEVKLFLALWGYNDDLTKVKAENNPNINTLSLVNFISNDVF; this is encoded by the coding sequence ATGAAAATTTTAGTTAGTGATTTTGATGGTGTTATTTGTAATGGTTTAAAGGAGTATTTTTATAGTAGTAAGCTGGTTTATCAACAAATTTGGCATGATTTTACCTATGATTTAGATAGTTTACAAAGTACTTTTAATTTATTACGTCCTGTGGTAGAAACTGGTTGGGAAATGCCTTTATTGTTAAGAGTTTTAACTTGGAATGAAACCCCTGAAAATATTTTAAATAATTGGCATAATATCAAAGAAAAATCTATTAAAATTCTTGATTTAGAAGGAATTACTATTGAAAAAATATCAAAAACATTAGATCAAGTTAGAGAGTTTGAGATTAAGAATAATTTAGAAAATTGGTTAAATTTACACTGTTTTTATGATGATATTATTTTAAAATTAAAATATTTAATTAAACAAAATATTAAACTATATATTATTACTACAAAAGAAGGAAAATTTACTAGACAATTATTAGAAAAAGAAGGCATTTTTTTACCAGAGAATGCCATTATGGGCAAAGAAGTTAAACGCCCTAAATATGAAAGTTTGCGATTAATTATTCAAAGAGAAAAAGTTAAGCCTTCAGATATAAATTTTCTTGAGGATAGATTAGAAGCATTGGAGTTGGTAAATAAACAAAAAGATTTACAAGAGGTTAAGTTATTTCTAGCATTATGGGGTTATAACGATGACTTAACAAAGGTTAAAGCTGAAAATAATCCAAACATTAACACTTTGTCTCTAGTTAATTTTATCAGTAATGATGTATTCTAA